Proteins encoded within one genomic window of Ideonella dechloratans:
- a CDS encoding proline--tRNA ligase, which translates to MKASQFFISTLKEAPADAEVVSHKLMMRAGMIKRLGAGIYNYMPMGLRVIRKVEAIIRDEMNRAGAVELLMPVVQPAELWQETGRFDKMGPELMRVKDRHDRDFVIQPTSEEVVTDIARQELRSYKQLPKNFYHIQTKFRDERRPRFGVMRGREFTMKDAYSFDRDEAGATKSYQAMFAAYKRIFDRFGLEYRAVAADTGAIGGDLSHEFQVIAETGEDAIVYCPTSDYAANIELAEALPLLAERAAPGQTLAKAPTPGKSTCADVAALLGLPLAQTVKSLVLATDELNEAGDIVATTVWLLLVRGDHELNEVKAGKVEGLKNGFRFATIAEIEEHFGCKPGYLGPIGLKKPVKIVADRTVARMADWVCGANEVDAHLTGVNWGRDLPEPDVVADIRNVVEGDPSPDGQGVLAIQRGIEVGHVFFLGTKYSKAMNATFLDETGKPALMQMGCYGIGVTRILGAAIEQNHDERGIIWPASIAPFQVAICPIGYDRSAEVKAAADALHQELLDAGVDVILDDRGERPGAMFADWELIGVPQRVVISDRGLKEGALEVQGRREAEASKVAPAEVGAFVKARLSA; encoded by the coding sequence ATGAAAGCCTCCCAGTTTTTCATCTCCACCCTCAAGGAAGCGCCCGCCGATGCGGAAGTGGTCAGCCACAAGCTGATGATGCGTGCCGGCATGATCAAGCGCCTGGGCGCCGGCATCTACAACTACATGCCCATGGGCCTGCGGGTGATCCGCAAGGTCGAGGCCATCATCCGTGATGAGATGAACCGCGCCGGTGCGGTGGAACTGCTGATGCCGGTGGTGCAGCCGGCCGAGCTGTGGCAGGAAACGGGCCGCTTCGACAAGATGGGCCCGGAGTTGATGCGTGTGAAGGACCGGCACGACCGTGACTTCGTGATCCAGCCGACCTCGGAAGAGGTGGTGACCGACATCGCCCGGCAGGAACTGCGCAGCTACAAGCAGCTGCCCAAGAATTTCTATCACATCCAGACCAAGTTCCGGGACGAGCGCCGGCCCCGCTTCGGCGTGATGCGCGGGCGCGAGTTCACGATGAAGGACGCCTACTCCTTCGATCGCGACGAGGCCGGCGCCACCAAGAGCTACCAGGCCATGTTCGCGGCCTACAAGCGCATCTTCGACCGCTTCGGTCTGGAATACCGTGCGGTGGCGGCGGACACCGGCGCCATCGGCGGTGACCTGTCGCACGAGTTCCAGGTGATCGCCGAGACTGGCGAGGACGCGATCGTCTACTGCCCGACCAGCGATTACGCCGCCAACATCGAGCTGGCCGAGGCCCTGCCGCTGCTGGCCGAACGCGCCGCGCCGGGACAGACCCTGGCCAAGGCGCCCACGCCGGGCAAGAGCACCTGCGCGGATGTGGCTGCGCTGCTGGGCCTGCCATTGGCCCAGACCGTCAAGTCGCTGGTGCTGGCCACCGACGAACTGAACGAGGCTGGTGACATCGTCGCCACCACTGTCTGGCTGCTGCTGGTTCGCGGTGACCACGAGCTCAACGAGGTCAAGGCCGGCAAGGTCGAGGGCCTGAAGAACGGCTTCCGCTTCGCCACCATCGCCGAGATCGAGGAGCACTTTGGCTGCAAGCCGGGCTACCTGGGCCCCATCGGCCTGAAGAAGCCGGTCAAGATCGTCGCCGACCGCACCGTCGCCCGCATGGCCGACTGGGTCTGCGGTGCCAACGAGGTGGATGCCCACCTCACCGGCGTGAACTGGGGCCGCGATCTGCCCGAGCCCGACGTGGTGGCCGATATCCGCAACGTGGTCGAGGGCGATCCCTCGCCCGATGGCCAAGGCGTGCTGGCCATCCAGCGGGGCATCGAGGTGGGCCACGTGTTCTTCCTGGGGACCAAGTACTCCAAGGCGATGAACGCGACCTTCCTGGACGAGACCGGCAAGCCGGCCCTGATGCAGATGGGCTGCTACGGCATCGGCGTCACCCGTATCCTGGGCGCGGCCATCGAGCAGAACCACGACGAGCGCGGCATCATCTGGCCGGCCAGCATCGCGCCGTTCCAGGTGGCGATCTGCCCCATCGGCTATGACCGCTCGGCCGAGGTGAAGGCCGCCGCCGACGCCCTGCACCAGGAACTGCTGGATGCAGGGGTGGACGTCATTCTCGACGACCGGGGCGAGCGCCCCGGCGCCATGTTTGCCGACTGGGAACTGATCGGCGTGCCGCAGCGCGTGGTCATCTCCGACCGCGGCCTGAAGGAAGGGGCCCTGGAAGTGCAAGGCCGCCGCGAGGCCGAAGCCAGCAAGGTGGCGCCGGCCGAAGTGGGCGCGTTCGTGAAGGCGCGCCTGTCGGCATGA
- the proB gene encoding glutamate 5-kinase codes for MSEALRQARRIVVKVGSSLVTNEGRGVDAEAIGNWCRQMATLAHQGLEVVMVSSGAIAEGMKRLGWTSRPTELSELQAAAAVGQMGLAQMYESQLSRHGMGSAQVLLTHADLADRERYLNARSTLLTLLGLKVIPVINENDTVVNDEIKFGDNDTLGALVANLIEADALIILTDQKGLYSADPRKNPDARFIDVAQAGDPALEEMAGGAGSRVGTGGMITKVLAAKRAAGSGASTVIAWGREPDVLLRLVAGEAIGTALVAGTAKMAARKQWILDHLQIHGAVRIDAGAVAKLTQEGASLLPIGVTTVDGDFQRGDVIAICDAEGREVARGLASYSSAEARLIARKPSSQIAGLLGYTHGTELVHRDNLVLR; via the coding sequence ATGAGTGAGGCCCTGCGCCAGGCCCGGCGCATCGTCGTCAAGGTCGGCTCCAGCCTGGTGACCAACGAGGGGCGGGGTGTGGATGCCGAGGCCATCGGCAACTGGTGCCGTCAGATGGCGACGCTGGCCCACCAGGGGCTGGAGGTGGTCATGGTCTCCAGCGGCGCGATCGCCGAGGGCATGAAACGCCTGGGCTGGACCAGCCGCCCGACCGAGCTGTCCGAGTTGCAGGCCGCCGCGGCGGTGGGGCAGATGGGCCTGGCCCAGATGTACGAGAGCCAGTTGTCGCGGCATGGCATGGGCAGCGCGCAGGTGCTGCTCACCCACGCCGACCTGGCCGATCGCGAGCGTTACCTCAACGCTCGCTCGACCCTGCTGACCCTGCTGGGCCTGAAGGTCATCCCGGTCATCAACGAGAACGACACCGTCGTCAACGACGAGATCAAGTTCGGCGACAACGACACCCTGGGCGCCCTGGTGGCCAACCTGATCGAGGCCGATGCGCTGATCATCCTGACCGACCAGAAGGGCCTGTACTCGGCCGATCCGCGCAAGAACCCCGACGCCCGCTTCATCGACGTGGCCCAGGCCGGTGACCCGGCGCTGGAGGAGATGGCCGGCGGTGCGGGGTCCCGTGTGGGGACTGGCGGCATGATCACCAAGGTGCTGGCCGCCAAGCGTGCTGCGGGCAGCGGCGCCAGCACGGTGATTGCCTGGGGCCGGGAGCCGGATGTGCTGCTGCGCCTGGTGGCCGGAGAGGCCATCGGCACGGCACTGGTGGCCGGCACGGCCAAGATGGCGGCCCGCAAGCAGTGGATCCTGGATCATCTGCAGATCCACGGCGCGGTGCGCATCGATGCCGGGGCAGTGGCCAAGCTGACGCAGGAGGGCGCCAGCCTGCTGCCCATCGGCGTCACCACGGTGGACGGGGACTTCCAGCGCGGCGACGTGATCGCCATCTGCGACGCTGAAGGCCGGGAAGTGGCCCGCGGCCTGGCCAGCTACTCCAGTGCCGAGGCGCGCCTCATCGCACGCAAGCCCTCGTCACAGATTGCGGGTCTGCTGGGTTACACCCACGGCACCGAACTGGTCCACCGGGACAACCTCGTCCTGCGCTGA
- a CDS encoding lytic transglycosylase domain-containing protein, translated as MTCHRAGPVAGRRACLIGLGAGLLLPAWTPAWAGAQVEEQLADAVRTALSAAVADDAPPKPRFDHIEDRLAYLRWLGAMSERLKRQKSELQTRVEFLETLWYESKRAGLEPALVLGLVQVESNFRKYAISVAGARGYMQVMPFWMRQIGNGDVSRLFHMQTNLRFGCVILRHYLDVEQGNLFMALGRYNGSRGRAEYPNMVLGARKRWLPPTA; from the coding sequence ATGACCTGCCACCGCGCCGGCCCCGTCGCGGGCCGGCGAGCCTGTCTGATCGGTCTGGGGGCGGGGCTGCTGCTGCCCGCCTGGACCCCGGCCTGGGCGGGTGCCCAGGTCGAGGAGCAGCTGGCTGACGCGGTTCGCACTGCGCTGTCGGCCGCCGTGGCCGACGATGCACCGCCCAAGCCCCGCTTCGACCACATCGAGGATCGCCTGGCCTATCTGCGCTGGTTGGGCGCCATGAGCGAGCGGCTCAAGCGCCAGAAATCCGAGTTGCAAACGCGGGTCGAGTTTCTCGAGACGCTCTGGTACGAGAGCAAGCGTGCCGGGCTGGAGCCGGCGCTGGTGCTGGGCCTGGTGCAGGTCGAGAGCAATTTCCGCAAGTACGCCATCAGCGTGGCCGGTGCCCGGGGCTACATGCAGGTCATGCCCTTCTGGATGCGCCAGATCGGCAATGGCGACGTCTCCCGCCTCTTCCACATGCAGACCAATCTGCGCTTCGGCTGCGTGATCCTGCGCCACTATCTGGACGTGGAACAGGGCAACCTCTTCATGGCGCTGGGGCGCTACAACGGCAGCCGCGGGCGGGCCGAATACCCCAACATGGTGCTGGGCGCGCGCAAGCGCTGGCTGCCGCCGACGGCCTGA
- a CDS encoding RNA pyrophosphohydrolase, translating into MLDREGYRPNVGIILLNSRNQVFWGKRLRTHSWQFPQGGIKYGESPEQAMFRELHEEVGLRPEHVEIVARTRDWLRYDVPENFIRKDARGHYKGQKQIWFLLRLCGRDSDMNLRATNHPEFDAWRWNEYWVPLDVVIEFKRDVYQLALTELARFLPKVSHHPNRFLRGNVRPHGRDGRDGRDGRDVRRDAAPLEGDFCGQAAQPVSAQDEVVPVDQFGAVGVTQQTRNL; encoded by the coding sequence ATGCTCGACCGGGAAGGCTATCGGCCCAACGTCGGCATCATCCTGCTCAACTCCCGCAATCAGGTGTTCTGGGGCAAGCGCTTGCGCACCCACTCCTGGCAGTTCCCGCAAGGGGGCATCAAGTACGGCGAGTCGCCCGAGCAGGCGATGTTCCGTGAATTGCACGAGGAAGTCGGGCTGCGGCCCGAGCATGTCGAGATCGTCGCGCGCACCCGCGATTGGCTGCGCTACGACGTTCCCGAGAACTTCATCCGCAAGGACGCGCGCGGTCATTACAAGGGCCAGAAGCAGATCTGGTTCCTGCTGCGCCTGTGCGGACGCGACAGCGACATGAACCTGCGGGCCACCAACCACCCCGAGTTCGACGCCTGGCGGTGGAACGAGTATTGGGTGCCGCTGGACGTGGTGATCGAGTTCAAGCGGGATGTCTACCAGCTGGCCCTGACTGAGCTGGCGCGCTTCCTGCCCAAGGTGTCCCACCATCCGAACCGTTTCCTGCGTGGCAACGTCCGCCCACATGGCCGGGATGGCCGGGATGGCCGGGATGGACGTGACGTTCGGCGGGATGCGGCACCGCTGGAGGGTGACTTCTGCGGCCAGGCCGCCCAGCCGGTGTCAGCGCAGGACGAGGTTGTCCCGGTGGACCAGTTCGGTGCCGTGGGTGTAACCCAGCAGACCCGCAATCTGTGA